Proteins encoded together in one Amblyomma americanum isolate KBUSLIRL-KWMA chromosome 1, ASM5285725v1, whole genome shotgun sequence window:
- the LOC144097121 gene encoding uncharacterized protein LOC144097121 codes for MSVRVSLAAAKLKAIDVAQKQEKQQSKQSRGTHDAQELKAAEAPEAGDDAKEHKGAPSPQQEAPEPKDVQSPQTNAGSGQTPEVAERSFVNHVRRLVFNPTFVCLTLAAAAETMVASGLTGFATKIFIAMFGISSSQASGLLGTFAAHCSETSSDAEKMLIYKNMRTPDFAHFIQSAIVL; via the exons ATGAGCGTTCGTGTTTCTCTCGCAGCCGCCAAGCTGAAGGCGATAGACGTGGCCCAGAAACAGGAGAAGCAGCAGTCGAAGCAATCCCGGGGCACTCACGATGCACAGGAACTGAAGGCTGCAGAGGCACCGGAAGCGGGGGATGATGCGAAGGAGCACAAGGGCGCACCGAGCCCACAGCAGGAGGCGCCGGAGCCAAAGGATGTGCAGAGCCCGCAGACGAACGCGGGCTCCGGCCAAACTCCGGAGGTCGCAGAGCGAAGCTTCGTTAACCACGTCCGAAGACTAGTCTTCAATCCCACCTTCGTCTGCCTGACGCTTGCGGCGGCTGCCGAAA CCATGGTGGCGTCAGGGCTGACTGGATTTGCGACGAAGATCTTCATCGCCATGTTCGGCATATCCTCTTCACAGGCCTCCGGACTCTTAGGTACGTTTGCGGCGCATTGCTCAGAGACCTCTTCTGACGCCGAAAAGATGCTGATCTACAAGAATATGCGTACTCCTGATTTTGCCCATTTCATTCAGAGCGCTATCGTGTTGTAA
- the LOC144115087 gene encoding uncharacterized protein LOC144115087, with translation MLASIVFTLQCVSCILCTARIHVSPQPAEWRHHCCQLTWQFISHTAIATFLERQRRKTRRWFGARFRGQFVSIQDLCLRFHLLRSLRYAKPIPAQAYAVDTAMVSTGSGTNAAFTPLSDSSSADLSYQREQRLVAAISPPLRKLLLQTAQYASKCAHDSILKNAFVFCDGAQQRSTTRHCASAAASAGFIHYSVMLSAVVLEPPHHKTGSSRASCFSKSAALHASQAARPGVRCQGSHGQQERHGSCPGWVHHDRRIDAAQRQRLTRLFLPAGTGAVAVTHDPVP, from the exons ATGCTTGCATCAATTGTGTTCACACTTCAATGCGTTTCATGCATTTTGTGCACTGCACGTATTCACGTATCCCCGCAACCTGCGGAGTGGCGCCACCACTGCTGCCAGCTGACGTGGCAATTCATCTCGCACACGGCCATTGCTACGTTCCTCGAGCGTCAACGTCGCAAAACACGACGCTGGTTTGGTGCACGGTTTCGCGGACAGTTCGTGAGCATTCAGGACTTGTGCCTGCGCTTTCATCTTCTGCGAAGTCTTCGGTACGCCAAACCCATTCCCGCCCAGGCTTACGCTGTCGACACTGCCATGGTCTCGACTGGGTCCGGCACGAACGCTGCATTCACGCCGCTGAGCGACAGTTCTTCGGCAGACCTATCGTACCAGCGGGAGCAGAGGCTAGTAGCGGCGATCTCACCGCCGTTGCGCAAGCTTCTCCTCCAGACAGCCCAGTACGCTAGCAAGTGTGCCCACGACTCCATCCTGAAGAATGCATTCGTCTTCTGCGACGGCGCACAGCAGCGGAGCACTACCAGGCACTGCGCTTCCGCAGCTGCTTCAGCAGGCTTCATCCACTACTCCGTGATGCTATCCGCGGTCGTCTTGGAGCCGCCGCACCATAAGACG ggaagCTCCCGCGCTTCTTGCTTCTCGAAGTCTGCGGCgctccatgcaagccaagccgCCCGTCCAGGCGTACGCTGTCAAGGCTCCCATGGCCAACAGGAACGCCATGGCTCGTGCCCAGGCTGGGTCCATCACGACCGTCGCATTGACGCCGCCCAGCGACAGCGCCTCACCAGACTCTTCCTGCCAGCTGGCACAGGTGCTGTAGCCGTGACCCATGACCCAGTTCCATGA